From the genome of Saccharomyces eubayanus strain FM1318 chromosome X, whole genome shotgun sequence, one region includes:
- the SMC3 gene encoding cohesin subunit SMC3 encodes MYIKRVVIKGFKTYRNETIIDNFSPHQNVIIGSNGSGKSNFFAAIRFVLSDDYSNLKREERQGLIHQGSGGSVMSASVEIVFHDPDHSMILPSGVLSRGDDEVTIRRTVGLKKDDYQLNDRNVTKGDIVRMLETAGFSMNNPYNIVPQGKIVALTNAKDKERLQLLEDVVGAKSFEVKLKASLKKMEETEQKKTQINKEMDELNSKLSEMEQEREELEKYNELERNRKVYQFTLYDREMNDVINQMEKLDGDYNNTVYSSEQYIQELDKREDMIEQVSKNLSNIEASLKIKNTTDLQQAKLRESEISQELTNVSVKIKDVQLQIESNSEQRNLDGSTLKEVESKIKLKQQKLSKILPRFQELTKEEAMYKLQLASLQQKQRDLVFKKGEYARFKSKEERDSWIYSEIEELKSSMQNLNDLGSKLQMDRTSLKESLFKIDEEIEELTDSINGPDIKGQLEDFDSELIKLKQKLNESLDTRKELWRKEQKLQTVMETILSDVNQNQRNVNETMSRSLANGIINVKEITEKLKISPESVFGTLGELIKVNDKYKACAEVIGGNSLFHIVVDTEETATLIMNELYRMKGGRVTFIPLNKLSLDADVKFPSNSTTQIQFTPLIKKIKYQPRFEKAVKHVFGKTIVVKDLGQGLKLAKKHKLNAITLDGDRADKRGVLTGGYLDQHKRTRLDSLKNLNESRNQHKSIGDELQVVRNELNDIDAQIDQLNGNIRKVSNDRESVLTNIEIFRTSLNTKKNERLILEESSNAIVLKLEKQKTNLKFAQEKMDTYENDLLQDFDSELSKEEKEKLESLTKEINVLHNKLDLTSDALEGITTTIDSLNAELESKLIPQQNDLKIKMAEVGDAFILGLQDELKELDLEKESVEKQYENATLELGTIQREIETLVAEETNNKKLLEKANNQQRLLLKKLDNFQKSVEKTMIKKTTLVTRREELQQRIREIGLLPEDALMNDFSDITSDQLLQKLNDMNTEISSLKNVNKRAFENFKKFNEKRKDLSGRASELEESKDSIQDLIVKLKQQKVSAVDSTFQKVSENFETVFERLVPRGTAKLVIHRRNESSNDQADDVDIDMDSGKNEDTINKEGETVYTGVSISVSFNSKQNEQLHVEQLSGGQKTVCAIALILAIQMVDPASFYLFDEIDAALDKQYRTAVATLIKELSTNAQFICTTFRTDMLQVADKFFRVKYENKISTVIEVNREEAIGFIRGSNKFAEV; translated from the coding sequence ATGTACATCAAGAGAGTGGTTATCAAGGGGTTTAAAACCTATAGGAATGAGACAATTATTGATAATTTCTCGCCGCATCAAAACGTTATCATAGGGTCTAATGGATCAGGAAAATCGAACTTCTTTGCTGCTATTAGGTTTGTTTTGAGTGATGATTACTCAAATCTGAAGAGAGAAGAGAGACAGGGGCTGATTCACCAAGGTTCGGGTGGTTCGGTGATGAGTGCCTCGGTGGAGATTGTGTTTCACGATCCAGACCACTCAATGATATTGCCCTCTGGTGTGCTCTCAAGAGGGGATGACGAAGTGACAATTAGAAGAACGGTgggtttgaagaaagatgaCTACCAATTGAATGACAGAAACGTCACTAAGGGAGACATTGTCAGGATGTTGGAAACCGCAGGATTCTCGATGAATAATCCTTATAACATAGTGCCACAGGGCAAAATCGTTGCTTTAACGAACGCTAAggacaaagaaagattgcAATTATTGGAAGACGTTGTAGGGGCCAAATCCTTTGAAGTCAAACTAAAGgcttcattgaaaaaaatggaggAAACAGAGCAGAAAAAGACACAGattaataaagaaatggatGAGTTGAACTCAAAACTGAGTGAAATGGAACAGGAGCGTGAAGAACTGGAAAAGTACAATGAATTGGAACGTAATAGAAAGGTCTACCAATTTACTCTATACGATCGAGAAATGAATGACGTTATCAaccaaatggaaaaattagATGGCGACTACAACAATACTGTATATTCTTCTGAACAATATATTCAAGAGCTAGATAAAAGGGAAGATATGATCGAGCAAGTCTCCAAAAATCTATCAAATATTGAAGCGTCTTTGAAGATTAAAAATACTACGGATCTACAACAGGCAAAACTAAGGGAGTCTGAGATTTCTCAAGAATTAACAAATGTTAGCGTAAAGATAAAAGATGTCCAATTGCAAATTGAGTCGAATAGCGAACAGAGAAATTTGGACGGTTCAACACTAAAAGAGGTTGAATCCAAGATCAAActgaaacaacaaaagctGTCCAAAATATTACCTagatttcaagaacttACGAAGGAAGAAGCAATGTATAAACTTCAATTAGCGTCGttacaacaaaagcaaagagatttggttttcaaaaaaggTGAATATGCTCGTTTCAAGTCCAAAGAGGAGCGCGACTCATGGATTTATTCAGAAATTGAGGAATTAAAATCATCGATGCAAAACCTTAATGACTTAGGAAGTAAACTACAGATGGACCGTACTTCTTTGAAGGAGAGCTTATTCAAGATTGacgaagaaattgaagagcTGACCGATTCTATTAACGGACCGGATATCAAAGGTCAACTAGAAGATTTTGATTCTGAATTAATCAAGCTCAAGCAGAAACTGAACGAAAGTTTGGACACTCGTAAAGAGTTATGGAGAAAGGAACAGAAATTACAAACAGTTATGGAAACTATATTGAGTGATGTCAaccaaaaccaaagaaatgtCAATGAAACTATGAGCAGATCATTAGCAAATGGTATAATTAATGTTAAAGAAATCacagaaaaattaaagataTCGCCGGAATCCGTGTTTGGAACATTAGGAGAACTAATAAAAGTTAACGATAAATATAAAGCATGCGCTGAAGTAATCGGAGGTAACTCTCTTTTTCACATCGTAGTGGACACAGAGGAAACAGCCACCTTGATCATGAATGAGTTGTATCGAATGAAGGGTGGAAGAGTAACATTTATCCCACTGAACAAATTATCTTTGGACGCTGACGTTAAATTCCCCTCAAATTCTACAACTCAAATACAATTCACCCCcctaataaaaaagataaagtaTCAACctagatttgaaaaagctgTCAAACACGTTTTTGGTAAAACCATTGTCGTCAAAGATTTGGGCCAAGGTTTAAAGCTAGCTAAAAAACACAAACTCAATGCCATTACGTTGGATGGTGATAGAGCAGATAAAAGGGGTGTACTAACGGGTGGGTACCTTGACCAACACAAAAGAACTCGTTTGGATTCTTTAAAGAACTTGAATGAATCGAGAAACCAGCACAAAAGTATTGGTGATGAGTTACAAGTTGTCAGAAACGAACTAAATGATATTGATGCTCAAATTGATCAATTAAACGGGAACATAAGAAAAGTGTCCAACGATAGAGAATCCGTCTTGacaaatattgaaattttcagaACATCATTAAACactaaaaagaatgaaagaTTGATTCTCGAAGAATCTTCAAACGCCATTGTGTTGAAGTTAGAAAAGCAGAAGACAAACCTAAAATTCGCCCAAGAAAAGATGGATACAtatgaaaatgatttgCTTCAGGACTTTGATAGCGaactttccaaagaagaaaaggaaaagctGGAATCTTTAACCAAAGAGATCAATGTGTTGCATAACAAATTGGATCTTACTTCAGATGCACTGGAAGGTATAACTACAACAATTGATTCATTGAATGCCGAATTAGAGTCCAAACTTATTCCACAGCAAAACGACCTCAAGATAAAAATGGCCGAGGTTGGTGATGCATTCATTTTGGGTCTACAGGATGAACTAAAAGAATTAGATTTAGAGAAGGAAAGTGTCGAGAAACAATACGAAAACGCTACATTAGAACTAGGCACTATCCAAAGGGAAATCGAAACACTTGTtgcagaagaaacaaataataaGAAGCTGttagaaaaagcaaacaatCAACAGCGTTTATTATTAAAGAAACTTGACAATTTTCAGAAAAGTGTGGAGAAAACAATGATTAAGAAGACAACGTTGGTTACGAGAAGAGAGGAACTGCAGCAAAGAATTAGAGAAATTGGATTACTTCCTGAAGATGCTTTAATGAATGATTTTAGTGACATTACAAGTGATCAGCTATTACAAAAGTTGAATGATATGAATACGGAGATCTCGAGCTTGAAGAATGTTAATAAGagagcttttgaaaatttcaaaaagttcaaCGAAAAGCGTAAAGATCTTTCGGGAAGAGCTTCGGAGCTAGAGGAATCTAAAGATTCGATCCAGGACTTGATTGTTAAAttaaaacaacaaaaggTTAGTGCGGTTGATTCTACATTCCAAAAAGTCTCTGAAAACTTCGAAACTGTTTTCGAGAGATTAGTTCCAAGAGGTACCGCTAAACTAGTCATTCATCGTCGAAATGAAAGCTCTAATGATCAAGCAGATGACGTTGATATTGATATGGACTCCGgtaaaaatgaagatacaATTAATAAAGAGGGTGAAACTGTCTACACCGGTGTTTCAATTTCCGTTTCCTTCAACTCTAAGCAAAACGAGCAATTGCATGTCGAACAACTGTCAGGTGGTCAAAAGACAGTGTGTGCCATTGCTTTAATCTTAGCGATACAAATGGTAGATCCTGCCTCCTTTTACTTGTTTGACGAAATCGATGCTGCATTAGACAAACAATATAGAACTGCTGTAGCCACATTAATCAAAGAGCTGTCAACCAATGCCCAATTCATTTGTACGACGTTTAGAACAGATATGTTGCAAGTAGCAGACAAGTTTTTCCGCGTTAAGTATGAGAATAAAATATCCACAGTCATCGAGGTCAATAGAGAAGAAGCAATCGGTTTTATTAGGGGCAGTAATAAATTCGCTGAGGTTTGA
- the PRY3 gene encoding Pry3p has protein sequence MKHPPCFNWVAEFFKTCSILAASSILSPLASRTRTPTKKDYNLKTKKMLEFPITVLLGCLVAVKAQTTFPNFAADVLNEHNKFRALHVDTVPLTWSDTLATYAQAYADEYDCSGTLTHSDGPYGENLALGYTDTGAVDAWYGEISKYNYSNPGFSESTGHFTQVVWKSTTQVGCGYKYCGTTWNNYVICSYNPPGNYLGEFAEEVEPLISTVSSSSSSSSSTSSTSSTSSTTTAVSSSMAAPKAQGSSTSTSSAAASSSEVTTINPAKPATSAASSSSIVSSTTTKASSSVVSSTSAKATSSSASLTTSSVLTASSSASSSSVASSSSAVSSVASSSSAPVSSSAPVSSSAPVSSSAPVSSSAPVSSSALASSSAPASASSISSSARFSNTTRSSAEAATSAPVDITSAIDANLISTSTRTASLASNSASIAISAIDAVERVTRSGSSSDVSSEVTSSASASVSASASASSSAHTSATTTTTDSTSVSSNLASNSASSVASVTDAAKYASETESSTVANNSTSTTDATPGNPSRSVTSVTDAAKYASRSGSSTISVPASSSASSSTXTFLNTTSITDAVSKDTSKTTTTLASTTDRSNRNSVTNSASIDASATDSAEYIGKSTASSETTTVSSMSAPSDISSATGVASSKSPTDAARSKNTSKSAPSSKLNSNFNISTATATENRLVTNTITASCSNLDDTTTIKPNTQTTEVTTSRSEASQTASSCSTTTTTKPENDETNPSTIYTNSNAATTIIPGKTSKASVVTTSEKPNETTTTKSNSYDNGTSATDAGQQTATSYAKTSSAGTGITSGNNIRSTTTQPKNSATRHPTSSIYTQLKDGTSTTAKLSSYEGAAALGSSNLPGTITAFVIAILFAF, from the coding sequence ATGAAACACCCTCCATGTTTCAATTGGGTTGCGGAATTCTTTAAAACATGTTCTATACTTGCTGCATCTTCCATTCTCTCTCCTCTTGCTAGTCGCACACGAACACCGACAAAAAAAGACTATAATCttaaaacgaaaaaaatgctgGAGTTCCCCATAACAGTTCTCCTAGGCTGCCTAGTGGCCGTTAAGGCCCAAACCACTTTCCCCAACTTTGCCGCAGACGTTCTGAATGAGCATAATAAGTTTAGAGCGCTGCACGTTGACACCGTGCCGCTCACGTGGTCAGACACGCTGGCCACGTATGCGCAGGCGTACGCGGACGAGTACGATTGCTCGGGCACGCTGACACATTCCGACGGTCCGTACGGTGAGAACCTGGCGTTGGGCTATACCGACACGGGCGCCGTGGACGCTTGGTACGGAGAGATTAGTAAGTACAACTACTCGAATCCCGGGTTTTCCGAATCCACGGGCCACTTCACCCAGGTCGTCTGGAAGTCTACCACCCAGGTCGGGTGCGGCTACAAGTACTGTGGTACCACGTGGAACAACTACGTGATATGTTCTTATAACCCTCCTGGAAACTACCTGGGCGAGTTTGCTGAGGAAGTGGAGCCGCTGATAAGCACGGTGTCCTCTTCGTCCTCGTCCTCTTCGTCCACTTCGTCCACTTCGTCCACTTCTTCTACCACCACCGCGGTGTCGTCCAGTATGGCTGCCCCAAAAGCACAGGGCTCCTCGACTTCGACGTCCTCTGCGGCGGCTAGTTCTTCTGAGGTTACCACCATAAATCCTGCCAAGCCTGCCACCTCTGCAGCATCATCCTCATCTATCGTTTCTTCCACCACCACAAAAGCGTCCTCATCTGTCGTTTCTTCTACCAGCGCAAAAGCGACCAGCTCGTCGGCATCCTTGACAACTTCAAGTGTCTTGACCGCCTCTTCCAGCgcctcttcctcttccgtcgcctcttcctcttctgctGTCTCTTCCGTGGCATCTTCTTCCAGTGCCCCAGTCTCTTCCAGCGCCCCAGTCTCTTCCAGCGCCCCAGTCTCTTCCAGCGCCCCAGTCTCTTCCAGCGCCCCAGTCTCTTCCAGCGCCCTAGCTTCCTCCAGCGCTCCAGCCTCTGCTAGCAGCATCAGTTCTTCAGCTAGATTTTCCAACACTACCAGATCGTCTGCTGAGGCCGCCACTTCTGCGCCCGTGGATATCACTAGCGCCATTGATGCTAACCTTATAAGCACTTCTACACGCACCGCATCATTGGCTTCCAACTCTGCAAGCATTGCAATCAGTGCAATAGACGCTGTTGAACGCGTCACCAGATCTGGATCATCCTCCGATGTCTCCTCTGAGGTCACCTCCTCTGCCTCTGCCTCTGTCTCTGCCTCTGCCTCTGCCTCAAGTTCGGCACACACTTccgccaccaccaccaccactgATTCTACTTCTGTAAGTTCGAATTTGGCTTCCAACTCCGCAAGCTCAGTTGCTAGTGTTACAGACGCTGCTAAATATGCCAGTGAAACTGAATCTTCCACTGTAGCAAACAATTCCACCAGTACCACTGACGCAACTCCTGGTAACCCTTCAAGAAGCGTCACCAGCGTCACCGATGCTGCGAAGTATGCTAGTAGATCTGGATCTTCCACCATCTCGGTTCCTGCCTCTTCCTCTGCTTCAAGTTCTACAYAGACTTTCTTGAACACGACAAGTATCACCGATGCTGTCTCCAAAGATACTTCCAAGACCACTACGACTTTGGCTTCCACCACTGACAGATCTAATCGCAACTCTGTCACCAACTCTGCCAGCATAGACGCCAGTGCAACGGACTCTGCCGAATACATCGGAAAATCCACGGCTTCATCTGAGACCACCACTGTAAGTTCGATGTCCGCACCTTCAGATATCTCAAGTGCCACCGGTGtggcttcttcaaaaagcCCAACCGATGCTGCAAGATCAAAGAACACTTCTAAGAGTGCTCCTTCAAGTAAACTAAACTCTAATTTCAACATCTCCACCGCTACCGCTACAGAAAATAGACTGGTCACTAACACCATTACCGCTTCCTGTAGTAATTTGGACGACACCACAACTATAAAGCCTAATACACAGACTACAGAAGTAACCACTTCTCGTTCCGAGGCAAGCCAAACTGCTTCATCTTGCTCTACTACCACCACCACTAAGCCAGAAAACGACGAAACTAATCCTTCTACCATCTACACCAACTCCAATGCGGCAACCACCATTATCCCCGGAAAAACATCTAAAGCTAGCGTTGTCACCACATCCGAAAAGCCAAACGAAACAACCACCACCAAATCCAATTCGTACGACAACGGCACCTCCGCCACCGATGCCGGCCAACAAACGGCCACATCGTATGCCAAGACCTCCAGCGCCGGCACAGGAATAACCAGTGGCAACAACATTCGTTCAACCACAACCCAACCAAAGAACTCCGCCACGCGCCACCCAACTTCGTCGATCTACACCCAACTAAAAGACGGCACATCCACCACCGCGAAATTATCTTCATACGAAGGTGCTGCAGCACTGGGATCAAGCAACCTGCCAGGAACGATTACCGCTTTCGTCATAGCCATCTTGTTCGCCTTCTAG
- the NET1 gene encoding Net1p — translation MYKLQVVLVPPSLQATTPMQFGYGPTVAESSQLLPNRTSIAQSAGDASLQYANMRSASASFSPSYFNQSRFKKFLLFTKPTNTLLNLSDEIIDKCEKMYPSLQEDIEILSLQDNTGCDLDPDFLIKDVFNINNIVKVILRNEIDLDDSAPVSLYRSVKRSKMNNGSPRPVQPQQQISSSSGVLRIAKKRPPTSTTATSTIRSGTNGSMRISTPLARQIYPPPSSKMMSNNSDDEEEEDIGERSFLPPPTQPQSPPIRISSGIDTGKKIRSSAVEEDIVSRSETVDPDKSKQQRLLSGTPVMSTMTPNRVTLTGQRVVSEHAQKNELVFSASASSSSSFAAAAAVALTAYDSNKKPPATSPRITSGMLRIPEPRISEIEKELKEGPSSPASILPAKSAKIPMKKPYLENGDDYESDESSSSGTQETPETEPHSKASLQRSQSSIADNNGSPVKNSPLGDAMPHNVHLAELPKASSPANVKSSNGQLPTKQQQRKGSLETIVERKMRKDLAATAEPRRMNDFPDDSQGKEDGDSNEKNLQKENLPTVPHNKQPILASSKKPNGKVIPTHSPLVSKFTANGGATIDDALADDDDEEADTTVRIVHQDSDSSSFQKSELFKMIEGNGEDLPQWFKGKNSRKNSASSNNKNAKPYTTVLNKDIDNSKPDPRNILPQRTPRSAAKRAAQLLAGAKKNEVPEKATQDSSSAGSTDDESESGIETDVSSDDLTKRQSAPLANGGPKGDISLHSLKGSVVPLTDAKVNSKQDDGQIENKKSPQKIPEKKIEPVLKATETSKIPQSSVSDIKISEQMAKSFYPNSSKKQNERAKLPSKTTPPPALSSTGNTPSVATKANASPAQKVNNKIVKPKAKKEVTQPDNKNKEALTKAIDSKSTATSEAKDSSAKVDKKKVEAKELEKAPTNSLGAKNKNTPKEDEAPKSKQLKANKVEIQNEAKTANNTIKDKPKLAKPSANDKLKDLKAKFTNSKSFAPAGLVSTEKKDSVLSNEDSDSSGSSTEDESSSSSSSSSDGETSTSRKSRRVVVNTPREPVRSSSSKIDAVTPSLSQTKNATPNKVPVTQLMDMSSPPSAKSRTPSKPSSILHDLPRKVRPSLSSLSDLVSRGIPDVKEKSSKSIGKPQPKVASSSDDESSPSSGSDSSSDSGSESGSDSNSGSDLDSDDSGDSSGDGKSFISAKSASAALGKKKKPSGGFASLIKDFKKK, via the coding sequence ATGTACAAACTACAAGTGGTCTTGGTGCCCCCGAGCCTCCAGGCGACGACGCCCATGCAGTTTGGATACGGGCCCACGGTTGCCGAGTCCTCTCAATTGCTGCCTAACAGAACCAGCATCGCGCAAAGTGCTGGCGACGCTTCTTTGCAGTATGCCAACATGAGGTCTGCTAGCGCGAGCTTCTCCCCATCCTACTTCAACCAATCCAGGTTCaaaaagtttcttttgtttaccAAGCCTACCAACACCCTGTTGAATCTGAGTGATGAAATCATCGATAAATGCGAAAAGATGTACCCGAGCCTGCAGGAGGACATCGAGATTTTAAGTTTGCAGGACAACACCGGCTGCGATTTGGACCCGGATTTCTTGATAAAGGATGTTTTCAACATCAATAACATCGTGAAGGTCATTCTGAGAAACGAAATAGACCTGGACGACTCCGCACCAGTGTCGCTTTACAGATCTGTAAAACGCTCTAAAATGAACAACGGGTCGCCCCGCCCGGTACAGCCGCAGCAGCAAatctcttcctcttccgGGGTCCTTAGGattgcaaagaaaaggcCACCGacatcaacaacagcaacaagcACCATTCGCAGTGGCACCAACGGATCCATGAGGATCTCTACTCCACTGGCTAGACAAATCTATCCTCCGCCTTCCTCCAAAATGATGTCCAACAACTCtgacgacgaagaagaagaagatattgGCGAAAGATCCTTCTTGCCGCCCCCAACCCAGCCGCAATCGCCTCCCATTAGAATCAGCTCGGGCATTGACACGGGAAAGAAGATCAGATCAAGCGCCGTCGAGGAAGATATCGTATCCAGATCAGAAACCGTGGATCCAgacaaatcaaaacaacaacGCCTATTGTCCGGAACCCCGGTAATGTCCACCATGACCCCCAACAGAGTTACTTTGACCGGCCAACGAGTGGTGTCTGAGCACGCCCAAAAGAATGAATTGGTCTTTTCAGCCTCcgcttcctcttcctcttccttcGCTGCCGCCGCAGCCGTCGCTCTCACAGCCTACGACtcaaacaagaaaccaCCTGCTACCTCTCCAAGAATAACATCGGGCATGTTAAGAATCCCTGAACCAAGAATCTCCgagattgaaaaagaactaAAGGAGGGTCCTTCCAGTCCGGCTTCTATCTTGCCCGCAAAGAGCGCCAAGATCCCAATGAAAAAACCTTACCTAGAAAACGGTGACGATTATGAATCTGATGAAAGCTCAAGTAGTGGAACCCAGGAAACTCCAGAGACGGAGCCACATTCAAAGGCTTCTTTGCAACGTAGTCAAAGTTCTATCGCAGATAACAACGGCTCCCCCGTGAAGAACAGCCCCCTGGGTGATGCCATGCCACATAATGTTCATCTCGCAGAACTGCCCAAGGCAAGCAGTCCCGCCAACGTCAAATCTTCTAATGGCCAACTCCCcacaaaacaacaacagagGAAAGGCTCGCTGGAGACAATagtggaaagaaaaatgcgCAAGGATCTTGCTGCTACAGCGGaaccaagaagaatgaaCGATTTCCCAGATGACAGTCAAGGAAAGGAAGATGGGGATtcaaacgaaaaaaatttgcaaaaggaaaatttgCCAACAGTCCCTCATAACAAGCAACCAATACTTGCATCATCCAAGAAGCCCAATGGCAAAGTGATTCCAACGCATAGCCCTCTGGTCAGCAAATTTACTGCAAATGGTGGCGCTACCATCGACGATGCCCTTGCggacgatgacgatgaagaagcagaTACCACCGTTCGTATTGTACATCAGGATTCCGACTCCTcctctttccaaaaatcAGAACTGTTCAAGATGATTGAAGGCAACGGTGAAGATCTTCCGCAATGGTTTAAAGGTAAAAATTCGAGAAAAAACTCCGCCTCCAGTAATAACAAGAATGCAAAGCCATACACTACTGTCTTGAACAAAGACATAGACAATTCTAAACCAGATCCAAGAAATATCCTACCTCAACGAACCCCAAGGAGCGCGGCTAAAAGGGCTGCCCAATTATTAGCGGGCGCCAAGAAAAACGAGGTTCCTGAAAAAGCCACACAAGATTCAAGTTCAGCAGGATCTACGGACGATGAATCGGAAAGCGGAATCGAAACAGACGTGTCATCAGACGATTTAACTAAAAGGCAATCTGCACCCTTAGCTAACGGCGGGCCCAAGGGGGACATCTCTTTGCACTCATTGAAAGGTAGTGTCGTTCCGCTGACGGATGCAAAGGTGAATAGCAAACAAGACGATGGgcaaattgaaaacaaaaaatcgCCTCAAAAAATTCCcgagaagaaaattgaacCCGTTTTAAAAGCGACTGAAACTTCTAAAATCCCACAGTCTTCCGTATCCGATATTAAGATAAGTGAACAAATGGCCAAGAGTTTTTATCCGAATTCAAGTAAGAAACAGAATGAACGTGCAAAGTTGCCAAGTAAAACTACACCGCCACCGGCACTTTCTTCTACTGGCAACACCCCATCAGTGGCTACAAAAGCAAACGCTTCTCCGGCCCAAAAAGTGAACAACAAAATTGTCAAGCCAAAAGCTAAGAAGGAAGTTACACAGCCcgataataaaaacaaagaagcgCTAACAAAGGCAATAGATTCCAAAAGCACAGCCACTAGTGAAGCCAAAGACTCGTCAGCAAAGGtagacaagaaaaaagtggaAGCCAAGGAACTGGAAAAGGCGCCCACAAATTCATTAGGCGCCAAAAATAAGAACACACCAAAGGAGGATGAAGCTCCTAAGAGTAAGCAATTGAAAGCAAACAAAGTTGAGATCCAGAATGAGGCAAAAACCGCAAATAACACAATCAAAGACAAACCAAAACTTGCCAAGCCAAGTGCGAATGACAAAttaaaagatttgaaagCCAAATTCACCAACAGTAAATCATTTGCGCCAGCGGGTCTAGTTTCtaccgaaaaaaaagattcaGTTTTAAGTAATGAAGACTCCGATTCCTCAGGTTCTTCAACAGAAGACGAATCCAGCTCGTCCTCCTCATCCTCTTCTGATGGGGAAACTTCTACATCCAGGAAGTCCAGAAGAGTTGTTGTTAACACACCAAGAGAGCCGGTTAGGTCTTCGTCTTCCAAAATTGACGCGGTAACTCCATCGTTGAGTCAAACAAAGAATGCCACTCCTAATAAAGTTCCAGTTACGCAGTTAATGGATATGTCCTCTCCACCATCAGCAAAATCTAGAACTCCTTCAAAACCTTCTAGTATTCTTCACGATCTTCCAAGAAAGGTACGTCCATCCCTGAGTTCGTTATCTGACCTCGTCTCAAGGGGAATTCCAGAcgtcaaggaaaaaagcTCTAAATCGATTGGTAAACCACAGCCCAAAGTTGCCTCGAGTAGTGACGATGAATCGAGCCCTAGTTCAGGTTCAGACTCCAGCTCGGATTCCGGCTCTGAGTCTGGCTCGGATTCTAATAGTGGTTCTGATCTAGATTCTGATGATTCAGGTGATTCTTCCGGAGACGGAAAAAGCTTCATCAGTGCCAAATCTGCCAGTGCTGCTCTAggtaagaaaaagaaaccaagcGGTGGATTTGCATCTTTaataaaagattttaagaaaaaatga